ATTCAAAAGGATGTAAACAAATAGGTCCTTATTTCATGGTTTGGTAAGAACTTAATTGGCAGTGGCAATCTGAGAAGGATCATTCTTTAGTTTATTGAAGAATCAGTTGTCATATCTACTAGTATGTGCCTATTTTGGGTTTTATGTTGGCTAGTTGATTAGTTGACCACTTGACACGCATAATATGAGTGCCTTGTGTCTGTCTCTCTTGGACAGTTTGAAGAAATTCTTGGAAAAGGGGCAATGAAAACTGTTTACAAGGCTATTGATGAGGTCCTTGGAATGGAGGTTGCGTGGAACCAGGTAAAACTCAATGACTTGCTTCGGTCATCAGAGGACTTACAACGGCTATACTCAGAGGTTCACCTCCTCAGCACTCTCAATCACGATTCAATTATCCAGTTCCACACATCTTGGATTGATGTTGATCGAAGGACCTTCAATTTCATTACTGAAATGTTAACTTCAGGCACCCTCCGCGAGTAATTTCCAATTCCCACTTTTCTATTGCCGCCAAAATTCAACTGTATATGTGCCCTCCAAATTTATAAAGAACCTGCAGTTTCATAGCCTACTAAACCATAAGCCCTAACAATGTGTCTCAGaatcaacccaaaaaaattgtagtaGTATTGTATCATCACGATGGATTAATGGGATGGACTGCACTGTGATCTTGTCCGACTAGGATGATAATGATCTGACTAATGGTAAAGAACTGATatgaaggaaacaaaaataagataaagtgatagagaaaaatagaaagtttGAGCTAATTACAGATATCCATAATGAATGGACAACTAAGAAATGAGGACGCGGAAACAGACAGGTTGACAAAACCACTTACAGCAAGATCATTAAGGGTAAAGGTTTATCTCTAAACTTTACCCTTTCCCTTAAATGAATTTGTCCAGTTATGTTTCAAGTATAACCATATTTCCCTATGATGTCCCAGGCGTCTCCCTCTGCTGAAAAATTAGTAAGGTTAATGGACTCCCTTCGTACCTTCTCCCAACTGAAATTGCCAGTTCCCTGCCGTGTATGTGTCCCATAAGTGTCCCCCATGCTTATGGTGACCACTTGGGCATGTTAGTGCTTCACACATGGACCATTAGGATGCTGAGATTTGAGAACTTCATGTCCGCGTGTCACACAGAGGAAATACGCAAAATGGAGTAAAGGGTTTGCATATACTTTGAAGAGTATTATGGTAGATCATCCCGCTAACTGGCTTAGACATGTGTTGGAAGTTGATGACATAATGATTGGAATTAATCATCGACTACTTTGTTCATGTCATTGTATGGCTGCTTGGTTGGGATCTCCAACAGttggatatatatatgtttgtagtATATACTTGATTCAGTAAATGCACTTCTAATGGAGAAGTTCAACTATGTCATGTATTGCAGATATAGGAAGAAGTATAAACGAATGGACATCCGTGCCATCAAGATTTGGGCCCGTCAAATACTATCTGCCCTAGTCTATCTGCATGGTCATGATCCACCAGTGATCCATAGAGACCTTAAGTGTGACAATATCTTTGTCAATGGCCATCTTGGACAAGTGAAGATTGGCGATCTGGGCTTGGCAGCAATTCTCCGTGGGTCTCTCACAGCACACAGTGTTATAGGTACTCGCCTCTTAACATTTGCATACTATGGTATAGAGTCAGGTTTTAAGAATCATGATGCCTGAAATGGTTGTCGCTTATGGAACTTAATCTCGAGTGCTATATGCGGGCAATCAAGATAGCTAAATCTAAACTTACCCATTTCACCAATCACTCCGGCCAATTCAAATATTCCAGGAATAATGTATTACTTGTTTGAGTTTGAGCCAAAAGCAAAATGAAGTTCTTATATTATTTTGGGCAAAGTATGGGAGGTAATCCTCCCTATGATTTGGTTGTTTTGCAGATGACCTCCCTGTGTTTTACTAATGACCACTTCACCTCCCTATGGTTTTGGAGGAAAGTGCAACAGTTAGATATTCAATCCAAACTAACAGCATGTATCCCTCATGTGCCCCTATTGCATTTATGACATGAAAAACTgaattttcctccaaaagtaatGTGATAAAAAGACAATAACAACCTTggggttcttcttcttcccccaAACTCGTATGAAACCCTAAATTCGATGATATCACAACATTCTTGCACATACATCTATATGTATACAAAACTAAAGGGAGGAACTAAAGGGAGTCCTTTCTCTCTAAGCCggttctctgtctctctctctctctctctctctctctctctctctctctctctctctctgtctctctctctctctctctctctctctatatatatatatatataagaatgAGGGAGGAACAATGAACAATGTAGAATCCTcctctcttttgttttgttaggctcaaggaaaatttttcagtgtgtGCATGTCCACATGTTGCCATGTACCTCCCTTGTATAAAACAAGCCTTTTAAGGTTATTCAAGCACAAATAATGTAGTTTAACTAAAATACGAAGTTTAAACCATAATTAGGGCCCAGGGTATTACACCTCCCCCCCCCCACTTAGTTTAAGTACGTATACGATGGCAGCAGGAGGATCCAATACTGCCATCACAAGCCACTAATTCCAGCCACCAAATTCATTTTCCTTCATCAAATTTCATCAGTGCCATCACTAGTATTCTAATCTACCAAGCAAACGCACTAACCCACTCAATATCATCACCAGCTGCATACCCACCTTGCAATTCTACCACCGCACACACCTGACACCACCACGCCCATAACCGTCGCACCCCCACCACACAAATCAACTCTGGCTGCCCCTTAATCAACATTGGCAGCCTTAATTCCAATTCCCATCACCGCCAATTAGGTACCCCTCCGCCACGCCCAAAATGCCCCtctaccacacaaaaaacgCACAAACCCACCACCGCCCAAATCATCCCCTAATCAAAGTGCAAACCTCTGATTACCATTCATTAGCCGTAGACCCGTAACTGTATAATTTCTTCAAAATCCCCAAATCGTTTATCAACTTCTCCTATTATTTTTTGCACCAACTTCATAATTTCTTGAGATTGAAACAATGTTGGCTGGCCGAAAAAAATGGTAATAATGGAGACAACGGCAATGCGGAAATGGTGATCGATCGAGGGTGGAGGTTTGGTTGAGGTGAAGGCAGTTTCAATGGAGATTTTTCAGCGTTGGGGCGGGAAGGTAGTGGGTTACGGAGttaaggtggtttggtggcAAGCTTGGGGGAAGGGAATGGTGGTACGGCAGTGGTGGTGTACGGATTTGTGAAGAAGATGCAAAGAGGAGATGATTTTCCGATGGggggcagttttttttttttttgctgatacatgtttttgcaagaagaagaataagtCATACAGTAACTTATCCCCAAAAAAGTACAGGGGTACTATAGACTATAGTCATTTAGCATTTTCTGTTAACAGAGTTAGAGTTGCACTTCACTCCAAAACCATAAGGAGGCGTAGTGGTCATTAGTAAAACACAGAGAGGTCATCTGCAAAACAGCAAAACCACGGGGAGGTAATCCATACTTTGCCCTTAAGCTATGAACTTGTGGATGCTTtaccaagtatcttaaattcCTTGCATCCAAAGTCCTTCCAACATTGTATAGGAATATAGGATGAAGCAAATCAATCTTTAACTAGGAggccaagcaggaccttagCCATGTCAATGGGAGAAAACTTCTACCGAAATTTGACAAATTCTGCAAATTGGTCAAAATCCGTGACTTGAACCTCAAGACATACGTAAGATCAAATTGTATTGTTTTTGTCtgttatacatatatattttttaactaaGCAGGGTTTTTCAACTTTCTTGGTCCTAGGCACACCAGAATTCATGGCGCCCGAACTATACGAGGAAAGTTATAATGAACTTGTTGATGAGTACTCATTTGGTATGTGCGTTTTAGAGATGCTCACTTCTGAATACCCATATAGTGAATGCACCAACCCAGCACAAATTTACAAGAAGGTGACATCGGTAAGGACAGACTTGGACATGGCAACTACCATTTGTCACTGGCTCACTATCTGACCTTTGTGTGGCTTTTTCACTTAGGGCAAGCTGCCAAGAGCATTCTACAAAATTGAAGACTTGGAAGCACAAGGATTTATAGGCAAATGCTTGGAACCTGCCTCAAAGAGATTATCAGCAAAAGAGCTATTGCTTGACCCATTTCTTGCCTTTGATGATGGTGACTTGTCACGTCTTACAAAGACTCGAAGTCTGAAGCCTTTCTTGAACGGGAAAATAGGAATAGCAGATTTGCGACTGTCTGCGAATCCACCAAGAACAGACATGACTATCACAGGGAAGCTAAATCCTGAAGATGACGCCATATTCCTGAAGGTGCAGATTCCCGATGATGAAGGTGAGACTTAAGAAGCCTTTTTGTTACTCCGTATTATTGGTTCATAGAgacattttttgggttttatcagTTTGGTTAGGCTTTACGAGATCGAAATATCATGTATAACCTTTATGATGATCTTCAAAATCTTGAGCCAAATGAATaaatagggtgcttgatcgagGCCTTTTCCACCGCATTGTAACTCGCCGTGGTATTGCATGTCATTCAAACTTATACTATGCCTGGGTAGACAAAAGCCTTGTCTAGATGGTAACCCAAAAATTGGTTGTCctaggagaaaagaaaagcaccAGGTGTAGGAGCAAAAGCTCGTAACTCTGGTTGAATACTACCTCAAGAGATCTCATGTGGTTTTGCTTTTTTCTATTGTGTTCTTGCAGGTTCTGCTAGGAACGTTTATTTCCCTTTTGACATTGTGAGTGACACACCGTTAGATGTTGCAACTGAGATGGTGAAGGAGTTGGAGATCAATGATTGGGAACCCTTTGAAATTGCTGATATGATTGAAGGAGAGATATCTGCTCTCATACCCCATTGGAAGAAACAGGGCCAGCCTGAATCTGATCACTGGGAGCATCATCAAGAGGATGATGACGGGCACCATCACCTTCTCTATTCTTTCTCCTCTTGTTCATCATCCCAAGTGTCTCTCCCGGGCTTTGTTAATATACACGAGATGGATACAAGTTCTCATCATTGTGATTGGATCCGAGGTATGCTTCTTTCTTAGGTACTATAGTGTTTGTGTAATTGGTCATATGATCTATTAGCTAtgaagaaacaaaaatacatgAGTAACTGTGTTAGTGTACCACTTATGCAACGTTGTCgattaagaaaacaaaaactagtGTAGAATCACATTGTTCATAGCCTTTTAGCGTAATTAGCTTACTGGGAGTCAAAGATCATGGTCCTCGGTATCTTTGGTGATTTTGTTCCGCGGCAGCTTTTGTTATACAGGAGATCAGGCCTATTTCCGAGGGGGGTCATATTACATGCAATTTCTTTGATATACTCTCCTTTACTGTGCCATCCGTTGAGAAATTGTTTGTGTATTAATTTCCCAATCCTGTACAAAAAAAGTATTAATCCCAAAATTCCTACTCCTTTACTTAATCAATCACATTTAGTGAGAGTCAATATGTACTGAATGCTGCGGAACACTCGGGGTGTTATCTGGTAACAGAACATATTTCGTCTTTAAAAAAAGTAGAAGATGGCACGTAATGGACGTGTCGTAATTTTCATTGCTCACTGTATGACATACCTTATTCCTGGCTTGTGACTTCATTTTCTTgtcatggattttttttaaacctcGGGGTCATTTGTTATAAGTTGCTAACTTTCCGTAGTTAGAGCACAAAGTACATGATTCTGTACAAGCAACCAATAACTGGGAACAAAAAATATTGCTGCAGATGACTTATTTGATGATACCAGCTCTCAAAGTTCTTTCTGTTCTGAAAAATATTCCAATTTGAACTATTATTCTTGTGAAGAGCGTGATTCTGAATCGAGCCATATAGTACGAGACCATCAGTACTCAGTTTCGAATATACAAAAGTCTACAAGGTTCTGTCCAGAAGAAACTTCTAGCACCGGCCAGCATACTGCTAGGAATTACCACAAGCAAAGTATAGTTTTGCTCGACTCCAAACAAGCTTCTACTTCTAAAGGTAAATGGGCGATGGACAGCCGTCAGTTGACAAGAAACCAATCTCTGGTGGATATGCGATCCCAGTTGCTGCACCGATCATTAGTGGAAGAGCTGAATAAGAGACGACTGTTCAAGACTGTTGGTGCTGTGGAAAATATCGGGTTTCAGAACCCTTGTAGGGTTTCTGCCAAGGGGTCAAAGCCCGGAGGAGGGGCTTACGCTTTGAGAACTGGAAGTGATGGTAAGAGTCTAGGCCATAAAGGAAGCAGAGCCTGAATTCTCAGTTATCTTGAATCTAGAAGTTATGAAGAGAAGTCTGTACATATTGCTATCTGATGTAAATATTCAGCAGATGCCCTAGACCAGTCCACAGTTTGCTGCAGTAAGTCATGCCATTCCATTGGCCCTTTGAGGTGTGTTACTACAGCTAGTCTGGCCCTTTTATGATTATGTTTTTAATCAGCGGGAAAAAAGAAGACGACAATAATGTATTTTTCCATGTTGATCCTTTTTGTTGTTATCTTTGTCTACATTCTGTGGTATTGTAACAAAGTTGTCAGGCGGCAAAACTTGTGAATGAAACCTAGCATCCTTCTGTTTGGTTGCTTTGCCCACTTTTGGTTGTCTGATCTTACAAGGAAGGGTGCTTATGAGTAATGTCATTGTGTATCCGCATTTCTGATTGTTCCAAATAAATAATAACTCAAATATTAAGATTTTAGTCTTGTAGGTTCTTTTGTATTTCAGCATGTTAAACTCTAGAATTCTCTGCGATGAAAGGATATAATCGTACCCCCAGCAGATGGTCCATGAATAACACGAACCCAGTGTATTGCGAATATTTTAAAAACCCAAGTGTCCTCTAATTTCGTTTTACACTTGGAAAATAAttctttcttgtcttttaaGGAGGGAGCTATTTTTCCAGCTTACCTTTCAAGTTTTCAAGCTAATGAAACAAATTGACAGTTCCAAATTTCAGCCGGGTGGTTGAGTTTACACTTGGGAAGATATTTGCAGGACATTCATGTTCACAGCATCTATACAGAATGGTATGGATTCCTCTCAATCGTTCTGTATTTTATGATTTCAGTCACCATGAGTGCAGAGGGACATGCCCAAtttaaaaagtttctttttg
The sequence above is a segment of the Rhododendron vialii isolate Sample 1 chromosome 13a, ASM3025357v1 genome. Coding sequences within it:
- the LOC131314222 gene encoding probable serine/threonine-protein kinase WNK4 isoform X2 → MQKGSSPRDRADEAEADCVYAETDPTRRYGRFEEILGKGAMKTVYKAIDEVLGMEVAWNQVKLNDLLRSSEDLQRLYSEVHLLSTLNHDSIIQFHTSWIDVDRRTFNFITEMLTSGTLREYRKKYKRMDIRAIKIWARQILSALVYLHGHDPPVIHRDLKCDNIFVNGHLGQVKIGDLGLAAILRGSLTAHSVIGTPEFMAPELYEESYNELVDEYSFGMCVLEMLTSEYPYSECTNPAQIYKKVTSGKLPRAFYKIEDLEAQGFIGKCLEPASKRLSAKELLLDPFLAFDDGDLSRLTKTRSLKPFLNGKIGIADLRLSANPPRTDMTITGKLNPEDDAIFLKVQIPDDEGSARNVYFPFDIVSDTPLDVATEMVKELEINDWEPFEIADMIEGEISALIPHWKKQGQPESDHWEHHQEDDDGHHHLLYSFSSCSSSQVSLPGFVNIHEMDTSSHHCDWIRERDSESSHIVRDHQYSVSNIQKSTRFCPEETSSTGQHTARNYHKQSIVLLDSKQASTSKGKWAMDSRQLTRNQSLVDMRSQLLHRSLVEELNKRRLFKTVGAVENIGFQNPCRVSAKGSKPGGGAYALRTGSDGKSLGHKGSRA
- the LOC131314222 gene encoding probable serine/threonine-protein kinase WNK4 isoform X3; protein product: MKPRPIVSTRKPIQPDATVVYRKKYKRMDIRAIKIWARQILSALVYLHGHDPPVIHRDLKCDNIFVNGHLGQVKIGDLGLAAILRGSLTAHSVIGTPEFMAPELYEESYNELVDEYSFGMCVLEMLTSEYPYSECTNPAQIYKKVTSGKLPRAFYKIEDLEAQGFIGKCLEPASKRLSAKELLLDPFLAFDDGDLSRLTKTRSLKPFLNGKIGIADLRLSANPPRTDMTITGKLNPEDDAIFLKVQIPDDEGSARNVYFPFDIVSDTPLDVATEMVKELEINDWEPFEIADMIEGEISALIPHWKKQGQPESDHWEHHQEDDDGHHHLLYSFSSCSSSQVSLPGFVNIHEMDTSSHHCDWIRDDLFDDTSSQSSFCSEKYSNLNYYSCEERDSESSHIVRDHQYSVSNIQKSTRFCPEETSSTGQHTARNYHKQSIVLLDSKQASTSKGKWAMDSRQLTRNQSLVDMRSQLLHRSLVEELNKRRLFKTVGAVENIGFQNPCRVSAKGSKPGGGAYALRTGSDGKSLGHKGSRA
- the LOC131314222 gene encoding probable serine/threonine-protein kinase WNK4 isoform X1, giving the protein MQKGSSPRDRADEAEADCVYAETDPTRRYGRFEEILGKGAMKTVYKAIDEVLGMEVAWNQVKLNDLLRSSEDLQRLYSEVHLLSTLNHDSIIQFHTSWIDVDRRTFNFITEMLTSGTLREYRKKYKRMDIRAIKIWARQILSALVYLHGHDPPVIHRDLKCDNIFVNGHLGQVKIGDLGLAAILRGSLTAHSVIGTPEFMAPELYEESYNELVDEYSFGMCVLEMLTSEYPYSECTNPAQIYKKVTSGKLPRAFYKIEDLEAQGFIGKCLEPASKRLSAKELLLDPFLAFDDGDLSRLTKTRSLKPFLNGKIGIADLRLSANPPRTDMTITGKLNPEDDAIFLKVQIPDDEGSARNVYFPFDIVSDTPLDVATEMVKELEINDWEPFEIADMIEGEISALIPHWKKQGQPESDHWEHHQEDDDGHHHLLYSFSSCSSSQVSLPGFVNIHEMDTSSHHCDWIRDDLFDDTSSQSSFCSEKYSNLNYYSCEERDSESSHIVRDHQYSVSNIQKSTRFCPEETSSTGQHTARNYHKQSIVLLDSKQASTSKGKWAMDSRQLTRNQSLVDMRSQLLHRSLVEELNKRRLFKTVGAVENIGFQNPCRVSAKGSKPGGGAYALRTGSDGKSLGHKGSRA